A part of Ursus arctos isolate Adak ecotype North America chromosome X, UrsArc2.0, whole genome shotgun sequence genomic DNA contains:
- the LOC113246803 gene encoding 40S ribosomal protein S2-like: MKIKSLEEIYLFSLPIKESEIIDFFLGASLKDEVLKIMPVQKQTRAGQRTRFKAFVAIGDYNGHVGLGVKCSKEVATAIRGAIILAKLSIVPVRQGYWGNKIGKPHTVPCKVTGRCGSVLVRLIPAPRGTGIVSAPVPKKLLMMAGIDDCYTSARGCTATLGNFAKATFDAISKTYSYLTPDLWKETVFTKSPYQEFTDHLVKTHTRVSVQRTQAPAVATT, encoded by the coding sequence ATGAAGATCAAGTCCCTGGAGGAGATTTATCTCTTCTCCCTACCCATCAAGGAATCTGAGATCATTGATTTCTTCCTGGGAGCATCCCTCAAGGATGAGGTTTTGAAGATCATGCCTGTGCAAAAGCAGACCCGTGCTGGCCAGCGGACCAGGTTCAAGGCATTTGTTGCCATCGGAGATTACAATGGACATGTTGGCCTGGGTGTCAAGTGCTCCAAGGAGGTAGCCACTGCCATCCGTGGGGCCATCATCTTGGCCAAGCTTTCCATCGTCCCCGTGCGGCAAGGCTACTGGGGAAACAAGATCGGCAAGCCCCACACTGTCCCGTGCAAGGTGACTGGCCGTTGTGGCTCTGTGCTTGTGCGGCTCATCCCTGCCCCCAGAGGCACTGGCATCGTCTCAGCCCCTGTGCCCAAGAAGCTACTGATGATGGCCGGTATCGACGACTGCTACACCTCGGCCAGGGGCTGCACTGCCACCCTGGGGAACTTTGCCAAGGCTACTTTTGATGCCATCTCCAAGACCTACAGTTATCTCACCCCTGACCTTTGGAAGGAGACAGTGTTCACCAAGTCTCCCTATCAGGAATTCACTGACCATCTTGTGAAGACCCACACCAGAGTCTCTGTGCAGAGGACCCAGGCTCCAGCTGTGGCCACCACATAG